A genomic stretch from Lysobacter ciconiae includes:
- the rnhA gene encoding ribonuclease HI: MTEDTGATRTPTIVEIHTDGSCLGNPGPGGWAALLRCKGRERELVGGEADTTNNRMELMATICALEALRESCTVTLHTDSQYVRQGITTWMANWMRRGWKTAGGAPVKNRDLWERLDLATKNHRIDWRWVKGHSGDPDNERVDVLARDEAIRFKQAASARRA, encoded by the coding sequence ATGACTGAAGACACCGGCGCGACCAGGACCCCCACGATTGTCGAGATCCACACCGACGGCTCCTGCCTGGGCAATCCCGGCCCCGGCGGCTGGGCGGCGCTGCTGCGCTGCAAGGGCCGCGAGCGTGAGCTGGTGGGCGGCGAGGCCGACACCACCAACAACCGCATGGAGCTGATGGCCACGATCTGCGCCCTGGAGGCGCTCAGGGAAAGCTGCACGGTGACCCTGCACACAGACTCGCAGTATGTCCGCCAGGGCATCACCACCTGGATGGCGAACTGGATGCGCCGCGGCTGGAAGACCGCGGGCGGAGCGCCGGTGAAGAACCGCGATCTGTGGGAGCGCCTGGACCTGGCCACGAAGAACCACCGGATCGACTGGCGCTGGGTGAAGGGCCACTCCGGGGATCCCGACAACGAGCGCGTCGACGTGCTCGCCCGTGATGAAGCGATCCGGTTCAAGCAGGCCGCCTCGGCAAGGCGCGCGTGA
- a CDS encoding PP2C family protein-serine/threonine phosphatase yields MIEFGHLTHVGLRRELNEDSYYGDSVLGLWLVADGMGGHDYGEVASALARETIARETRDGTPLVDAIRIADEEIIRTSRQRRDALPMGTTVVAARVNGSRFEAAWVGDSRVYLWRDGQLVQLSKDHSYVQELIASGAITRDQARSHPHRNVVTQALGVTDPRNLNVATVSGEMLPGMQLLLCSDGLTEEVEDEQIAKVLALRDRSAQECVDTLIAAALDGGGSDNVTAVLIRSH; encoded by the coding sequence ATGATCGAATTTGGACACCTGACCCACGTCGGCCTGCGTCGCGAGCTCAACGAAGACAGCTATTACGGCGACAGCGTGCTGGGCCTGTGGCTGGTCGCCGACGGTATGGGTGGCCACGACTACGGCGAGGTCGCCAGCGCCCTGGCACGCGAAACGATTGCCCGCGAAACCCGCGACGGCACGCCGCTGGTGGATGCGATCCGCATCGCCGACGAGGAGATCATCAGGACCTCGCGCCAGCGCCGCGACGCGCTACCGATGGGGACCACCGTGGTCGCGGCCCGGGTCAACGGCAGCCGCTTCGAGGCCGCCTGGGTCGGCGACAGCCGCGTCTACCTGTGGCGCGACGGGCAGCTGGTGCAGTTGTCCAAGGACCACAGCTACGTGCAGGAACTGATCGCCAGCGGTGCGATCACCCGTGACCAGGCGCGCAGCCATCCGCACCGCAACGTGGTCACCCAGGCACTGGGCGTGACCGATCCGCGCAACCTCAACGTGGCGACGGTAAGCGGCGAGATGCTGCCGGGCATGCAGTTGCTGCTGTGCAGCGACGGTCTTACCGAGGAGGTGGAGGACGAGCAGATCGCCAAGGTGCTGGCGCTGCGCGACCGCAGCGCCCAGGAATGCGTCGACACCCTGATCGCCGCCGCGCTCGACGGCGGCGGCTCGGACAACGTGACCGCGGTGCTCATCCGCAGCCACTGA
- a CDS encoding methyltransferase domain-containing protein, which translates to MPAFTYHRQLGKPPPSTLGWFEGAAGNALLDSEVAAVGRALAMCPALPWLWIGPDAALAPDAARGVRLHRTPSGFAGDLQCDLPLPLASECFGAIFLQHALDDGHQVQDILEECARLLAPGGRLWLATLNPWSPYRLRWTGAGVRSKGTGAWQAAIRRAGFASAATRVQWLGPRWQPRVEDSGIGFADRFRSVLALSAGKQVQAMIPPTALRQLRWQVARWPLPPADRRVDPRVRTRPDARGRG; encoded by the coding sequence ATGCCCGCGTTCACCTACCACCGTCAACTGGGGAAACCGCCGCCGAGCACGCTCGGCTGGTTCGAAGGCGCGGCAGGAAACGCGCTTCTGGACAGTGAGGTTGCGGCGGTGGGGCGGGCGTTGGCAATGTGCCCCGCCTTGCCGTGGCTGTGGATCGGCCCGGATGCGGCGCTTGCACCCGACGCCGCCCGCGGGGTCCGCCTGCATCGCACACCAAGTGGGTTTGCCGGTGATCTGCAATGCGACCTGCCGCTGCCGCTGGCCAGTGAGTGCTTCGGCGCGATATTCCTCCAACACGCACTTGATGACGGGCATCAGGTGCAGGACATCCTGGAGGAATGCGCGCGGCTGCTCGCCCCCGGCGGTCGGCTGTGGCTGGCGACACTCAACCCGTGGAGCCCCTACCGCCTGCGCTGGACCGGCGCGGGCGTGCGCTCGAAGGGCACCGGTGCCTGGCAGGCGGCGATTCGCCGAGCGGGGTTCGCGTCCGCCGCGACCCGGGTGCAATGGCTCGGCCCGAGGTGGCAGCCCCGGGTGGAGGATTCCGGGATCGGCTTCGCCGACCGCTTCCGCAGCGTGCTGGCGCTCAGCGCGGGCAAGCAGGTGCAGGCGATGATCCCGCCGACGGCGCTCCGCCAGCTGCGCTGGCAGGTCGCGCGCTGGCCGCTGCCGCCGGCGGACCGGCGGGTCGATCCGCGGGTCAGGACAAGACCCGACGCGCGCGGTCGGGGATAA
- the dnaQ gene encoding DNA polymerase III subunit epsilon translates to MRQVILDTETTGLSWERGNRVVEIGCVEFVERRPTGRTYHQYLKPDCAFEPGAQEVTGLTLEFLADKPVFTDVVEEFLEFIAGAELVIHNAAFDVGFLDNELRLAGAQYGCLADRCRIEDSLLLARHRYPGQRNSLDALCRRLGVDNAHRQLHGALLDAQLLAEVYIALTSGQEEIGFAAPGPAAGEQSKASYTADVRLQRPRVVILAPELAAHEARLASLRKKAGRAVWDEVAELAEA, encoded by the coding sequence ATGCGTCAGGTCATCCTGGATACCGAGACCACCGGCCTGAGCTGGGAGCGGGGCAACCGCGTGGTGGAGATCGGCTGCGTCGAGTTCGTCGAGCGCCGGCCTACCGGTCGTACCTATCACCAGTACCTGAAACCCGATTGCGCATTCGAGCCGGGCGCGCAGGAAGTCACCGGCCTGACCCTGGAGTTCCTCGCCGACAAGCCGGTATTCACCGACGTGGTGGAGGAATTCCTCGAGTTCATCGCCGGGGCGGAACTGGTGATCCACAACGCCGCCTTCGACGTCGGGTTTCTGGACAATGAGCTGCGCCTGGCGGGCGCGCAGTACGGCTGCCTGGCCGATCGCTGCCGTATCGAGGACTCGCTCCTGCTGGCCCGGCATCGCTATCCGGGGCAGCGCAACTCGCTGGATGCGTTGTGCCGTCGGCTGGGCGTGGACAACGCACACCGGCAGTTGCATGGCGCCCTGCTGGACGCCCAGCTGCTGGCCGAGGTCTACATCGCGCTGACGTCGGGCCAGGAGGAGATCGGCTTTGCCGCGCCGGGGCCGGCGGCAGGCGAGCAGTCGAAGGCGTCCTACACCGCCGACGTGCGCCTGCAGCGCCCGCGGGTGGTGATCCTCGCCCCAGAACTCGCGGCGCACGAGGCGCGCCTGGCAAGCTTGCGCAAGAAGGCCGGTCGCGCCGTTTGGGACGAGGTCGCGGAGTTGGCGGAGGCCTAG
- the dnaX gene encoding DNA polymerase III subunit gamma/tau yields the protein MSYLVLARKWRPKRFAELVGQEHVVRALTNALDSGRVHHAFLFSGTRGVGKTTIARIFAKSLNCEQGTSADPCGECNSCRDIDAGRFIDLLEIDAASNTGVDDVRDLIDNAQYMPSRGRVKVYLIDEVHMLSKSAFNALLKTLEEPPGHVKFLLATTDPQKLPVTVLSRCLQFNLKRLDEEQIGGQVEKILQAEGIAVEPGAVRQISRAADGSLRDGLSLLDQAIAYTGGQLTDAAVATMLGTVDQTRVGALLDALASGDGAALMAEVAALAEFSPDWAGVLEALSDALHRIQVRQLVPGASIEVDGVAIDALATRVPAELVQLWYQMAINGRRDLSLAPSQRAGFEMSVLRMLAFRPAGPQSARSGPASGGTGVTAGGIAGAGSASGPASASASAHESLLPATPRPAPTPTRARAPTDTGIADVPAEARPETPEAAGRSPDTYHHDEREQAPFFSLEDESEAVAVATTAPEPTASVSEPHPAPHAASDEVPAGAVIADADAWHAWVVASPLKGPARVLAEHVGFIACEGRVVRLGLSPQDELLNKPVLVAQIVKALATSLGGDPEIRFEASTVGGVSLRERNDKARDARRSAAVDSFMSDPQVRALIAGGATVVADSIRPRGDA from the coding sequence ATGTCCTATCTCGTCCTCGCCCGCAAGTGGCGACCCAAGCGCTTCGCCGAACTGGTCGGGCAGGAGCACGTGGTCCGCGCCCTGACCAACGCGCTCGACAGCGGCCGGGTGCATCACGCGTTCCTGTTTTCGGGCACCCGCGGCGTGGGCAAGACCACGATCGCGCGGATCTTCGCCAAGTCGCTCAACTGCGAGCAGGGCACGTCGGCCGATCCCTGCGGTGAGTGCAATTCGTGCCGCGACATCGACGCGGGCCGGTTCATCGACCTGCTGGAAATCGACGCCGCGTCCAACACCGGCGTGGATGATGTGCGCGATTTGATCGACAACGCGCAGTACATGCCCTCGCGCGGCCGGGTAAAGGTCTACCTGATCGACGAAGTGCACATGCTCTCGAAGTCGGCGTTCAACGCGCTGCTGAAAACGCTGGAGGAGCCGCCCGGTCACGTGAAGTTCCTGCTCGCCACCACCGACCCGCAGAAGCTGCCGGTAACCGTGCTGTCGCGCTGCCTGCAGTTCAACCTCAAGCGCCTGGACGAGGAGCAGATCGGCGGCCAGGTGGAGAAGATCCTCCAGGCCGAGGGCATCGCGGTCGAACCCGGCGCGGTGCGCCAGATCAGCCGCGCGGCCGACGGCAGCCTGCGCGACGGCCTGTCGCTGCTGGACCAGGCGATCGCCTACACCGGTGGCCAGCTCACCGACGCCGCGGTCGCCACGATGCTGGGTACCGTCGACCAGACCCGCGTGGGCGCGTTGCTGGACGCGTTGGCGTCCGGCGATGGCGCTGCGCTGATGGCGGAGGTCGCCGCGCTGGCGGAGTTCTCGCCCGACTGGGCCGGCGTGCTGGAAGCGCTGAGCGATGCCCTGCACCGCATCCAGGTGCGCCAGCTGGTGCCCGGGGCAAGCATCGAGGTCGATGGCGTGGCCATCGATGCGTTGGCGACCAGGGTCCCGGCTGAGCTGGTCCAGCTGTGGTACCAGATGGCGATCAATGGCCGTCGCGACCTCTCACTGGCTCCCAGTCAGCGCGCCGGTTTCGAGATGAGCGTGCTGCGCATGCTGGCGTTCCGTCCCGCGGGGCCGCAGTCGGCACGCAGTGGTCCGGCGAGTGGCGGCACTGGTGTGACCGCGGGTGGCATTGCCGGAGCCGGTTCCGCGTCGGGGCCTGCCTCAGCCTCCGCCTCCGCGCACGAGTCGCTGCTGCCGGCCACGCCCCGTCCTGCGCCAACGCCAACGCGTGCGCGCGCTCCCACTGATACGGGCATTGCCGATGTGCCTGCCGAAGCGCGCCCCGAGACGCCGGAAGCCGCCGGACGGAGCCCGGACACCTACCACCACGACGAGCGCGAGCAAGCCCCGTTCTTCAGCCTGGAAGACGAGTCGGAGGCCGTCGCCGTTGCGACGACTGCCCCCGAGCCGACAGCATCGGTCAGCGAGCCGCATCCAGCTCCGCACGCTGCATCCGATGAAGTGCCTGCAGGGGCCGTCATCGCCGATGCCGACGCCTGGCACGCCTGGGTGGTGGCCAGTCCGCTGAAGGGACCGGCGCGCGTGCTCGCCGAGCACGTGGGTTTCATCGCCTGCGAGGGACGCGTGGTGCGCCTGGGTCTGTCCCCGCAAGACGAGCTGCTCAACAAGCCCGTTCTGGTGGCGCAGATCGTCAAGGCGCTGGCCACCTCCCTGGGCGGCGATCCGGAAATCCGCTTCGAAGCGAGCACCGTTGGCGGCGTGTCGCTGCGCGAGCGCAACGACAAGGCCCGCGATGCGCGCAGGAG
- a CDS encoding 3-deoxy-D-manno-octulosonic acid kinase, with product MTGFDSAEGLTPFREGSGYGAILFDTKRVRQAEPEWFTPTWWQHQARPVESGGRGGAWFVDAPFGQAVLRRYLRGGLVANLSRDRYVWRGAMSTRSFAEFRLSRAMIERGVPVPPPIAAMYRREGLFYRCAILIERLPDVRTLADRAIVAGDGAPWEEAGRLVARAHRAGLDHADLNAHNLMFDSRGRGWVIDLDRGRIVIPATGWRERNLARLKRSLLKVRGNRAVADVERDFERLRRAYDNVWERGY from the coding sequence ATGACGGGGTTCGACTCTGCCGAAGGATTGACGCCATTCCGCGAAGGCAGCGGCTATGGGGCGATTCTGTTCGACACCAAGCGGGTACGGCAAGCCGAGCCGGAGTGGTTTACTCCGACCTGGTGGCAGCATCAGGCGCGACCGGTGGAAAGCGGCGGCCGCGGCGGGGCCTGGTTCGTGGATGCGCCTTTCGGCCAGGCCGTCCTGCGACGCTACCTGCGCGGCGGGCTGGTAGCCAATCTGAGCCGCGACCGCTATGTCTGGCGCGGCGCAATGAGCACGCGCAGTTTTGCCGAGTTTCGCCTCTCGCGGGCGATGATCGAGCGCGGGGTGCCGGTGCCGCCGCCGATCGCGGCCATGTACCGCCGCGAGGGCCTGTTCTACCGCTGCGCGATCCTGATCGAGCGCCTGCCGGACGTGCGTACGCTGGCGGACCGCGCGATCGTCGCCGGCGACGGCGCGCCGTGGGAGGAAGCGGGCCGGCTGGTCGCGCGAGCGCACCGTGCCGGCCTCGACCACGCCGACCTCAATGCGCACAACCTGATGTTCGATTCGCGTGGCCGCGGCTGGGTGATCGATCTGGACCGCGGCCGCATCGTCATCCCGGCCACGGGCTGGCGCGAGCGCAACCTGGCAAGGCTGAAGCGCTCGCTGCTCAAGGTGCGCGGCAATCGCGCCGTGGCCGATGTGGAGCGCGATTTCGAGCGCCTGCGCCGGGCCTATGACAATGTCTGGGAACGGGGTTACTGA
- a CDS encoding DUF6165 family protein: MSEILVPVSFGELLDKIAILSIKSERMTDAAKLENIHKELGALQKTWMEHPAAGKDVVKLRAQLKAVNERLWVIEDDIRLKEKAGEFDEEFIRLARSVYFENDERARLKREINLALGSSYVEEKSYQDYRNADPG; encoded by the coding sequence ATGTCCGAAATCCTTGTTCCCGTCTCCTTTGGCGAGCTCCTCGACAAGATCGCAATCCTGTCCATCAAGTCCGAGCGGATGACTGATGCGGCCAAGCTGGAGAACATCCACAAGGAGCTGGGCGCGCTGCAGAAGACCTGGATGGAGCACCCCGCCGCGGGCAAGGACGTGGTCAAGCTTCGCGCGCAGCTGAAGGCGGTCAACGAGCGGCTTTGGGTGATTGAGGACGACATCCGGCTCAAGGAAAAAGCCGGCGAGTTCGATGAGGAGTTCATCCGTCTGGCGCGCAGCGTCTATTTCGAGAACGATGAGCGCGCGCGCCTCAAGCGCGAGATCAACCTCGCCCTGGGTTCCAGCTACGTCGAGGAAAAGTCCTACCAGGACTACCGCAACGCCGACCCCGGGTAA
- the gloB gene encoding hydroxyacylglutathione hydrolase produces the protein MQLQALNAFSDNYIWCATGTDGTALVVDPGEAAPVLAAADAGLRPSAILLTHHHHDHIGGVEELLQRWPQLRVFAPDDARIGSATDVVADGARFRAAGFELEVIAVPGHTSTHVAYFCGVPGGGALFSGDTLFSLGCGRLFEGSPLQMHQSLSRLAVLPASTRLYCGHEYTLSNAAFARVVEPENAALARRTQEAKHMRDNALPTLPSTLESELACNPFLRCGQPRVQAAVAGRLGHQPADEVEVFAELRRWKDGFSE, from the coding sequence ATGCAGTTGCAGGCCCTGAATGCATTCAGTGACAACTACATCTGGTGCGCCACCGGTACGGACGGGACCGCACTGGTGGTCGATCCAGGCGAGGCGGCTCCGGTTCTGGCGGCGGCCGATGCCGGCCTGCGGCCAAGCGCCATCCTGCTTACCCACCACCACCACGACCATATCGGGGGCGTGGAAGAGTTGCTGCAGCGCTGGCCGCAGCTGCGCGTGTTTGCGCCGGACGACGCTCGCATCGGTTCCGCGACCGACGTGGTCGCGGACGGCGCACGCTTCCGCGCGGCGGGTTTCGAGCTGGAGGTGATCGCGGTTCCGGGGCACACCTCGACCCACGTGGCCTACTTCTGCGGGGTGCCCGGGGGCGGTGCGCTGTTCAGCGGGGACACGCTGTTCAGCCTGGGTTGCGGGCGACTTTTCGAAGGTAGCCCGTTGCAGATGCACCAGTCGCTCTCCCGCCTGGCCGTTCTGCCCGCCTCCACCCGGCTGTATTGCGGGCACGAGTACACCCTGTCCAACGCAGCCTTCGCGCGCGTGGTCGAGCCCGAAAATGCCGCGCTTGCGCGCCGCACCCAGGAAGCCAAACACATGCGTGACAATGCCCTCCCCACCCTGCCCAGCACGCTGGAAAGCGAGCTGGCCTGCAATCCCTTCCTCCGCTGCGGCCAACCGCGGGTGCAGGCCGCGGTCGCTGGCCGCCTCGGGCACCAGCCAGCCGATGAGGTCGAGGTGTTCGCCGAGCTTCGGCGATGGAAAGACGGGTTCAGCGAATGA
- a CDS encoding lytic transglycosylase domain-containing protein, whose translation MSARHRPRNRKSAARMLSTLAVTALLAFPAAASAPVASTPEVPAVAATATEADVPTPMGPPVPRRGLEIYRQFQQGRAEQECSSDVSPRWSKHFAAAPKRLATPSDDTLLLFGYVLDAVRAAHLPSEYALIPFVESGYRPDARSPSGPVGLWQMIERTARNHKVPIRAGYDGRLSPVDSTRAAVRYLKTLHGMFAGDWRLAAMAYNAGEYRILGALKSGGQQARSADPASLAGVPATTQAYVRKLQALSCVLGDAKQQDSWVKAMDRPAPRLQAITLDKQTRRITDWADRHGQDPARVGRLNPVFGDGPIATSGDGQVRLLAPDLGIN comes from the coding sequence ATGAGCGCGCGCCATCGGCCGCGCAACCGCAAGTCGGCGGCGAGGATGCTGTCCACCCTGGCGGTGACCGCACTGCTGGCCTTTCCCGCGGCGGCATCCGCGCCCGTTGCAAGCACGCCCGAGGTGCCGGCAGTCGCGGCGACCGCAACCGAAGCCGACGTCCCGACACCGATGGGCCCGCCAGTGCCGCGACGCGGCCTGGAGATCTACCGCCAGTTCCAGCAGGGACGCGCCGAGCAGGAATGCAGCAGTGACGTCAGTCCACGCTGGAGCAAGCACTTTGCCGCCGCGCCCAAGCGCCTGGCGACGCCCAGCGACGATACCCTGCTGCTGTTCGGCTACGTGCTTGACGCGGTGCGCGCTGCACACCTGCCCAGCGAATACGCCTTGATCCCGTTCGTGGAGAGCGGTTACCGCCCCGACGCACGCAGCCCATCCGGACCGGTCGGCCTGTGGCAGATGATCGAGCGCACCGCGCGCAACCACAAAGTGCCGATCCGCGCCGGCTACGACGGCCGCCTGTCGCCAGTGGATTCCACCCGCGCCGCAGTGCGCTACCTGAAGACCCTGCATGGCATGTTCGCCGGCGACTGGCGACTGGCCGCGATGGCCTACAACGCCGGCGAGTACCGGATCCTGGGCGCACTCAAGAGCGGCGGCCAGCAGGCGCGCAGCGCCGATCCGGCCAGCCTGGCCGGTGTGCCGGCAACCACGCAGGCGTACGTGCGCAAGCTGCAGGCGCTGTCCTGCGTGCTGGGCGATGCCAAGCAGCAGGATTCCTGGGTCAAGGCCATGGACCGACCGGCGCCGCGGCTGCAGGCCATCACGCTGGACAAGCAGACCCGGCGCATCACTGACTGGGCCGACCGGCATGGCCAGGATCCGGCGCGGGTCGGCCGGCTGAACCCGGTCTTCGGCGACGGGCCGATCGCGACCAGTGGCGATGGCCAGGTGCGCCTGCTGGCACCCGACCTGGGCATCAATTAG
- a CDS encoding MBL fold metallo-hydrolase, whose amino-acid sequence MAWDLRLQGVGNASAVELGSAMATIERHGQPWLTIDCGGEGLTAFLDHYGRAPQALFITHTHLDHVAGFERLFVEAYFNPSLRGRIRLYVPAKLVPLLHQRVGDYPNPLAEGGANFWDAFQVIPVGESFWHQGVRLEVFPVRHHWPDTAFGLRLHGSLVWTGDTRPIPEMLARMADAGELIAHDCALHGNPSHSGIDDLEREYPQVLLERCLLYHYGSAQEGEALEARGYRIGRQGELVALKPTTAMQVDVA is encoded by the coding sequence GTGGCGTGGGATCTGCGCCTGCAGGGGGTCGGCAACGCCTCGGCGGTCGAGCTGGGCTCCGCCATGGCGACCATCGAGCGCCACGGCCAGCCCTGGCTGACGATCGACTGCGGCGGCGAGGGCCTGACCGCATTCCTGGACCACTACGGGCGAGCGCCGCAGGCGTTGTTCATCACCCACACGCACCTGGACCACGTCGCCGGTTTCGAGCGGCTGTTCGTGGAGGCCTACTTCAATCCGTCGCTGCGCGGTCGGATCCGGCTGTACGTGCCCGCCAAACTGGTGCCGTTGCTGCATCAGCGGGTGGGTGATTACCCCAATCCCCTGGCCGAGGGTGGGGCGAACTTCTGGGATGCCTTCCAGGTGATTCCGGTGGGCGAGTCGTTCTGGCACCAGGGTGTGCGCCTGGAGGTCTTTCCCGTCCGCCATCACTGGCCTGACACCGCGTTCGGCCTGCGCCTGCACGGCAGCCTGGTGTGGACAGGCGATACCCGGCCGATCCCGGAAATGCTCGCCAGGATGGCCGATGCGGGCGAACTGATCGCCCACGACTGCGCCTTGCACGGCAATCCGTCGCACAGCGGTATCGACGATCTGGAGCGGGAATACCCGCAGGTGCTGCTGGAGCGCTGCCTGCTGTACCACTACGGCAGTGCCCAGGAGGGCGAAGCGCTGGAGGCGCGCGGCTACCGGATCGGCCGGCAGGGAGAATTGGTGGCGCTGAAGCCGACGACCGCAATGCAGGTCGACGTCGCCTGA
- a CDS encoding glycosyltransferase family 9 protein produces the protein MPPAPASICLLRLSALGDVTHVVPLVRTLQAAWPETPLSWIIGKAEQRLLEGLPGVEFIEYDKKSGFAGMRALRRRLNARAGGKFDVLLQMQVAARANLLSAVVPARTRVGYDRARSRDGHGLFVNQRIPARHGMHVLDAIGSFCEPLGLRQEQVRWDLPVPADARDWARAQWETDDVRTLMISPCSSHVLRNWHAERYAAVADHAIERGWRVVLCGGRSELERQTTDAIVQSMRGSALDLVGRDTLKQLPALLERADLLMTPDSGPMHIANAMGTKVLGLHAASNPARSGPYSDRRYCVDRYDDAARRYRGKPAAELRWGAKIEQPGVMDLVTVDDAIAAFERFVSDTAG, from the coding sequence ATGCCCCCTGCACCCGCTTCGATCTGCCTGCTGCGCCTGTCCGCGCTGGGCGATGTCACCCACGTGGTCCCGTTGGTGCGCACGCTGCAGGCGGCATGGCCGGAAACGCCACTGAGCTGGATCATCGGCAAGGCCGAGCAGCGCCTGCTGGAAGGCCTGCCCGGGGTGGAGTTCATCGAGTACGACAAGAAATCCGGATTCGCCGGCATGCGCGCGCTGCGCCGGCGATTGAACGCTCGCGCCGGCGGCAAGTTCGACGTGCTGCTGCAGATGCAGGTTGCCGCGCGTGCGAACCTGCTCTCGGCGGTGGTTCCGGCGCGCACCCGGGTCGGCTATGACCGCGCCCGATCACGCGACGGCCATGGTTTGTTCGTCAACCAGCGCATCCCGGCGCGCCACGGAATGCACGTGCTGGATGCGATCGGCAGCTTCTGCGAGCCGCTGGGACTGCGCCAGGAGCAGGTCCGCTGGGACCTGCCGGTTCCGGCGGATGCCCGCGACTGGGCCCGCGCCCAGTGGGAGACAGACGATGTCCGCACGCTGATGATCTCGCCCTGCTCCAGCCACGTCCTGCGCAACTGGCACGCCGAGCGCTACGCAGCCGTCGCCGACCACGCGATCGAGCGCGGCTGGCGGGTGGTCCTGTGCGGCGGTCGCAGCGAGCTGGAGCGGCAGACCACCGACGCCATCGTGCAGTCCATGCGCGGCAGCGCGCTCGACCTGGTCGGCAGGGACACGCTGAAGCAGCTGCCTGCGCTGCTGGAGCGGGCCGACCTGCTGATGACCCCGGACTCGGGACCGATGCACATTGCCAACGCGATGGGAACCAAGGTGCTCGGCCTGCACGCGGCCAGCAACCCGGCGCGCAGCGGGCCCTACAGCGATCGCCGCTACTGCGTGGACCGCTATGACGACGCCGCGCGCCGGTACCGGGGCAAGCCCGCCGCCGAGTTGCGCTGGGGTGCCAAGATCGAACAGCCGGGAGTGATGGACCTGGTGACCGTCGATGATGCGATCGCGGCCTTCGAGCGCTTTGTCAGCGACACGGCCGGCTGA
- a CDS encoding enoyl-ACP reductase FabI: MGFLQGKRALITGIASDRSIASGIAEAMHREGAELAFTYLNDKLKPRVEKAAAALGSDIVLPLDVSSDEQIADCFDQLGKHWDGFDILVHAIAFAPREAIEGEFLDGLTRENWAVAHDISAYSLAAISKAARPLMAGRDGAILTLSYLGAVRALQNYNVMGVAKASLEATVRYLALNLGPEGTRVNAISAGPIKTLSAAGISNFRKMLGQFEKTSPLRRTVTIEDVGNTAAFLCSDLARGITGEVTYVDSGYNIMGMSGVGSDD, translated from the coding sequence ATGGGTTTTCTGCAAGGCAAGCGTGCGCTGATCACCGGCATCGCCAGCGATCGCTCGATCGCCAGCGGCATCGCCGAAGCCATGCACCGCGAGGGCGCGGAGCTGGCTTTTACCTACTTGAACGACAAGCTCAAGCCGCGCGTTGAAAAGGCCGCCGCCGCGCTGGGCAGCGACATCGTGTTGCCGCTGGACGTCTCCAGTGACGAGCAGATTGCCGATTGCTTCGATCAGCTGGGCAAGCATTGGGATGGTTTCGACATCCTCGTCCACGCGATCGCCTTTGCGCCGCGCGAAGCGATCGAAGGGGAGTTCCTGGACGGACTGACACGCGAGAACTGGGCCGTGGCGCACGACATTTCCGCCTATTCACTGGCCGCGATCTCCAAGGCCGCCCGGCCGCTGATGGCGGGCCGCGACGGCGCGATCCTGACCCTGAGCTACCTGGGAGCCGTGCGCGCGCTGCAGAACTACAACGTGATGGGTGTGGCCAAGGCCAGCCTGGAAGCCACGGTCCGTTACCTGGCGCTGAACCTGGGACCGGAAGGGACGCGGGTCAACGCGATCTCGGCCGGTCCAATCAAGACGCTCTCGGCGGCCGGCATCTCCAACTTCCGCAAGATGCTCGGCCAGTTCGAGAAGACCTCGCCCCTGCGCCGCACCGTCACCATCGAGGACGTCGGCAACACGGCCGCGTTCCTGTGCTCAGACCTGGCCCGCGGGATCACCGGTGAGGTGACATACGTCGACTCGGGCTACAACATCATGGGCATGAGCGGCGTCGGCAGCGACGACTGA